In a single window of the Nocardioides massiliensis genome:
- a CDS encoding glycerol-3-phosphate dehydrogenase/oxidase: MRIRAGLVDAPDHVDLVVIGLGVTGAGVALDAASRGLSVLAVDAHDVAFGTSRWSSKLVHGGLRYLASLQVGIAHESAVERGILMERTAPHLTHPLPWLLPLTDAVSVSHAALASAGFRTADLLRLSARTPRATLPSPRRVSRTEALAMAPALRAHGLRGGLVYWDGQLEDDARLVTCIARTAAAYGAEVRTRARALDATGTRVRLRDELSGELRTVTARAVVNATGVWADALVDGVRLRPSRGTHVVLRADAMPGLTTALTVPVPGTTNRYVFALPQPEGVIYLGLTDEPVDGEIPDVPEPSESEIGFLLDVAASVLDRPLRRSDVVGAFAGLRPLLEAEGSTADLSRKHAVLTSPSGVVTVVGGKLTTYRRMAQDAVDATGIATAPCRTRDLPLLGAADRDTLAALPDPARLVRRFGTEARTVIDESRSTTGLPEAELVAPGPGGITLAELVFGVTHEGAVDVDDLLDRRTRVGLVPADRAAAVPLAERALDLALIAQRA; encoded by the coding sequence ATGAGGATCCGTGCCGGCCTGGTGGACGCCCCCGACCACGTCGACCTGGTCGTCATCGGCCTCGGTGTCACCGGCGCCGGCGTCGCCCTCGATGCCGCCTCCCGCGGCCTGTCCGTGTTGGCGGTCGACGCCCACGACGTCGCGTTCGGTACGTCGCGCTGGTCGAGCAAGCTGGTGCACGGCGGGTTGCGCTACCTCGCCTCCCTCCAGGTCGGCATCGCCCACGAGAGCGCGGTCGAGCGCGGCATCCTCATGGAGCGCACCGCACCGCACCTCACCCACCCGCTGCCGTGGCTGCTCCCCCTGACCGACGCGGTGTCCGTCTCCCACGCCGCGCTCGCCTCGGCGGGCTTCCGCACCGCCGACCTGCTGCGCCTGAGCGCCCGTACCCCCCGTGCGACGCTCCCCAGTCCCCGTCGGGTCTCGCGCACCGAAGCGCTCGCGATGGCGCCCGCTCTGCGCGCGCACGGCCTGCGCGGTGGACTCGTCTACTGGGACGGCCAGCTCGAGGACGACGCCCGCCTGGTCACGTGCATCGCCCGCACCGCAGCGGCGTACGGCGCCGAGGTGCGCACGCGTGCCCGCGCCCTCGATGCCACCGGCACTCGCGTTCGTCTGCGCGACGAGCTCTCTGGCGAGCTGCGCACGGTGACGGCCCGCGCCGTCGTCAATGCCACCGGCGTGTGGGCAGACGCCCTCGTCGACGGCGTCCGGCTGCGACCCAGTCGCGGCACCCACGTCGTGCTGCGCGCCGACGCCATGCCGGGACTCACCACCGCGCTGACGGTCCCGGTCCCCGGCACCACCAACCGCTACGTGTTCGCCCTTCCCCAACCCGAGGGCGTCATCTACCTCGGCCTCACCGACGAGCCCGTCGACGGCGAGATCCCCGACGTGCCCGAGCCGTCCGAGAGCGAGATCGGCTTCCTGCTCGACGTCGCGGCGTCCGTGCTCGACCGGCCCCTGCGCCGCAGCGACGTCGTCGGCGCGTTCGCGGGGCTGCGGCCCTTGCTCGAGGCGGAGGGCTCCACCGCCGACCTCTCCCGCAAGCACGCAGTGCTGACCTCGCCCAGCGGCGTGGTCACGGTCGTCGGCGGCAAGCTGACGACGTACCGCCGGATGGCCCAGGACGCCGTCGACGCGACCGGGATCGCGACGGCTCCGTGCCGCACGCGCGACCTGCCCCTGCTCGGCGCGGCCGACCGGGACACGCTCGCCGCGCTGCCCGACCCTGCTCGCCTCGTACGCCGCTTCGGCACCGAGGCACGCACGGTGATCGACGAATCCCGCTCAACCACAGGGCTTCCGGAGGCCGAGCTCGTCGCTCCGGGCCCCGGCGGCATCACGCTGGCCGAGCTCGTCTTCGGTGTCACGCACGAGGGTGCCGTCGACGTCGATGACCTGCTGGACCGCCGGACGAGGGTGGGACTCGTGCCGGCGGACCGGGCCGCTGCCGTGCCTCTCGCCGAGCGCGCCCTGGACCTGGCGCTGATCGCACAACGGGCGTGA
- a CDS encoding phage holin family protein yields the protein MTVPGSHETAGRAPDGADDRSLGDLLGDIASNLTTMVKDELELAKTEAKQEAAKAGKGAGLLGGAGVAGHLALLFGSLALMFMLDSWMHTGWAALIVTALWAVVAAAMAATGRTELKKMNALETTQKTIKEDVQWAKQQKNS from the coding sequence ATGACGGTGCCGGGGAGCCATGAGACCGCGGGGCGTGCCCCGGACGGTGCTGACGACCGCTCGTTGGGCGACCTGCTCGGTGACATCGCCAGCAACCTGACGACGATGGTCAAGGACGAGCTCGAGCTCGCCAAGACCGAGGCCAAGCAGGAGGCCGCGAAGGCGGGCAAGGGCGCCGGCCTGCTGGGCGGGGCCGGCGTCGCCGGCCACCTCGCGCTGCTGTTCGGCTCGCTCGCGCTGATGTTCATGCTCGACAGCTGGATGCACACCGGCTGGGCGGCACTGATCGTCACCGCCCTGTGGGCGGTCGTCGCCGCGGCGATGGCCGCGACGGGCCGCACGGAGCTCAAGAAGATGAACGCGCTCGAGACCACGCAGAAGACGATCAAGGAGGACGTGCAATGGGCCAAGCAGCAGAAGAACAGCTGA
- a CDS encoding HNH endonuclease signature motif containing protein: MLDRGDLENFGKAEAWETLRSNRATRDRLDVDDLLIANHLAGLYEAGTLAKATKAFRHDPERMVALAGEGAPILSEYAAGELSGHLRIPLQSARQLLGDAIEIAHRLPRLWQQMVEGKTEAWRVRAVAKETRQLSLQAASWVDAQLTHRLQKRKPNNAAPQLVDEAIKKFDTALFAQREQRRQDGRGVWLDPDTCQGLLRGVHMTLDAPDAELLDQTLDTIAAGLKAAGDTDNHQARRAKAVGTLLDPQLAMDFLNGTLPDQCGTATKSKASGTTSRVANVYVHCSLSDLATMTSAGVDHGASIEKLGPITLTRLSEWLTRPGGVGSGKISVRPVIDTNTDRAVDQHDPPQWMREAMILRDEVCVFPGCTTTARACDADHIEPYVPLEEGGPPGQTHLGNLAPLCRSHHRLKTHMGWTYQRRTDGSYEWWDRWGRPVRDGDEADPLDLDPSTSSGHRFARSTTNTSAIEIYLHDFLISYAGPGGTDPPT, translated from the coding sequence ATGCTCGATCGAGGCGACCTGGAGAACTTCGGCAAGGCCGAAGCCTGGGAAACGCTGCGCTCGAACCGCGCCACGCGTGACCGCCTCGATGTCGACGACCTGCTCATCGCCAACCACCTCGCGGGCCTGTACGAAGCCGGCACGTTGGCGAAGGCCACGAAAGCGTTTCGTCACGACCCCGAGCGCATGGTCGCCCTGGCGGGCGAGGGCGCACCGATCCTGAGTGAGTACGCCGCCGGTGAGCTGTCCGGCCACCTCCGGATCCCGTTGCAGTCCGCGCGCCAGTTGCTGGGGGATGCGATCGAGATCGCCCACCGCCTTCCGCGCCTGTGGCAACAGATGGTCGAGGGCAAGACCGAGGCCTGGCGCGTGCGGGCCGTGGCCAAGGAGACCAGGCAGCTGTCGCTGCAAGCAGCGTCGTGGGTGGATGCGCAGCTGACGCATCGGTTGCAGAAGCGCAAGCCCAACAACGCCGCCCCGCAGCTCGTCGATGAGGCGATCAAGAAGTTCGACACCGCGTTGTTCGCGCAGCGGGAGCAGCGCCGCCAAGACGGCCGCGGGGTCTGGCTCGACCCCGACACCTGCCAAGGCCTGCTGCGTGGGGTGCACATGACCCTCGACGCACCCGACGCCGAACTGCTCGACCAGACCCTCGACACCATCGCCGCAGGGCTGAAGGCCGCCGGCGACACCGACAACCACCAGGCCCGCCGCGCCAAGGCGGTCGGGACGCTGCTCGACCCACAGCTGGCGATGGACTTCCTCAACGGCACGCTCCCGGACCAGTGCGGGACAGCCACGAAGTCGAAGGCGTCGGGGACGACGAGCCGGGTCGCGAACGTCTACGTCCACTGCTCACTGAGTGATCTCGCGACCATGACCAGCGCCGGGGTCGACCACGGGGCGAGCATCGAGAAGCTGGGTCCGATCACCCTGACCCGGCTCAGCGAGTGGCTCACGCGCCCCGGCGGTGTCGGCTCCGGCAAGATCAGCGTCCGGCCGGTGATCGACACCAACACCGACCGAGCCGTCGATCAGCACGACCCGCCACAGTGGATGCGCGAGGCGATGATCCTGCGCGATGAGGTCTGCGTGTTCCCCGGTTGCACCACCACCGCCAGAGCCTGCGACGCCGACCACATCGAGCCCTACGTCCCACTCGAGGAGGGCGGGCCACCCGGACAGACCCACCTCGGCAATCTGGCGCCGTTATGTCGCAGCCACCACCGGCTCAAGACCCACATGGGCTGGACCTACCAACGCCGAACCGACGGCAGCTATGAGTGGTGGGACCGGTGGGGACGACCCGTTCGAGACGGCGACGAAGCCGATCCGCTAGATCTCGACCCTTCGACAAGCTCAGGACATCGCTTCGCTCGATCGACCACGAACACGTCAGCCATCGAGATCTACCTGCACGACTTCCTGATCAGCTACGCCGGACCCGGCGGCACCGACCCACCGACCTAG
- a CDS encoding fluoride efflux transporter FluC: protein MTVGGVLGALARYGIALASPAVEGFPWPTMAVNATGCLMLGALVVLLDNRGGSELARAFLAVGVLGGFTTFSAVAGETLQLLQDGRPWLAMTYWVGTVVVALAATVIGMLGARRVLR from the coding sequence GTGACGGTCGGAGGTGTGCTGGGGGCGCTGGCGCGCTACGGCATTGCCCTGGCTTCACCCGCCGTTGAGGGGTTCCCGTGGCCGACGATGGCGGTCAACGCCACCGGTTGCCTGATGCTTGGCGCGCTCGTCGTCTTGCTCGACAACCGCGGCGGCTCCGAGCTCGCGCGTGCCTTCCTCGCCGTCGGCGTGCTGGGCGGGTTCACGACCTTCTCGGCGGTTGCCGGGGAGACACTGCAGTTGCTGCAGGACGGTCGGCCGTGGCTGGCGATGACGTACTGGGTGGGCACCGTGGTCGTGGCACTCGCGGCCACGGTCATCGGCATGCTCGGTGCGCGGCGGGTGCTGCGATGA
- a CDS encoding diacylglycerol/lipid kinase family protein, which translates to MTGSERGSYAFLVNPASGAGAASAAVMPVARALREAGAQVEVVYSRGPRQVLGEVDAAVARGDVVVSVGGDGMLSSVAGQVATRGGTLGLLPAGRGNDFARMLGLETDPASVAQVLLAGTTRSVDLLRVIRASGAEDVVVSSVYAGVDAVAGRIVDRVRWLPGRLQYPYAALHALATYRPVRAHVEVDGVAHTFTAATVVVANSAYYGSGMRIAPSAQVDDGLLDVVVIEAASRHGLIRALPKVYDGAHVELDEVHVLRGRSVRLHGTPGAPMGGDGEPLDPLPTSAEDAVRVEVWEGALQVLAP; encoded by the coding sequence GTGACCGGTTCCGAGCGCGGCTCCTACGCGTTCCTCGTCAACCCGGCGTCGGGGGCCGGGGCTGCGTCCGCGGCCGTCATGCCGGTGGCACGCGCGCTGCGTGAGGCGGGAGCGCAGGTCGAGGTGGTCTACTCCCGCGGCCCCCGGCAGGTCCTGGGCGAGGTCGATGCGGCGGTCGCGCGGGGTGACGTCGTGGTGTCCGTCGGTGGTGACGGGATGCTGTCGTCGGTGGCCGGCCAGGTGGCGACCCGGGGCGGGACGCTCGGGCTGCTGCCCGCCGGTCGCGGCAACGACTTCGCGCGCATGCTGGGACTCGAGACGGATCCGGCATCGGTCGCCCAGGTGCTGCTCGCCGGCACGACCCGGTCGGTGGACCTGCTGCGCGTCATCCGCGCGTCCGGTGCGGAGGACGTCGTCGTCAGCTCGGTCTACGCCGGAGTGGACGCCGTCGCCGGCCGGATCGTCGATCGCGTGCGGTGGTTGCCGGGGCGGCTGCAGTACCCGTACGCCGCGCTGCACGCCCTCGCGACCTACCGGCCGGTGCGTGCGCACGTGGAGGTGGACGGGGTGGCGCACACGTTCACCGCGGCGACGGTGGTCGTCGCGAACTCCGCCTACTACGGCTCGGGCATGCGGATCGCGCCCTCCGCGCAGGTCGATGACGGCCTGCTCGACGTGGTCGTCATCGAGGCCGCGTCGCGGCACGGACTCATCCGCGCGCTGCCGAAGGTGTACGACGGCGCGCACGTCGAGCTCGACGAGGTGCACGTGCTGCGGGGACGTTCGGTGCGGCTGCACGGCACGCCGGGCGCCCCGATGGGCGGCGACGGCGAACCTTTGGACCCACTCCCGACCTCGGCCGAGGACGCCGTACGCGTGGAGGTGTGGGAGGGCGCCCTGCAGGTGCTCGCACCCTGA
- a CDS encoding DUF3618 domain-containing protein, whose translation MGQAAEEQLTRDIEARRAELSRDLDALSDKISPSQIVERRKAAARGKVRSMRDKVMGTARDAKDSVGSAGSGAGGSMSDAASGAVDSVTSGAQGAKDTIEGQTEGSPLAAGLVAFGAGWLISALMPASEKEARAAHQLVETAKESPLMDEVRSIGQEMGDNLKESAGEAAEEVRSTAEESVQNVKDEGQSSADSLKQEGQHRAERVQQDVQGQND comes from the coding sequence ATGGGCCAAGCAGCAGAAGAACAGCTGACCAGGGACATCGAGGCGCGGCGGGCCGAGCTGTCGCGCGACCTCGACGCGCTGTCGGACAAGATCAGCCCGTCCCAGATCGTCGAACGGCGCAAGGCCGCCGCCCGCGGCAAGGTCCGCTCGATGCGCGACAAGGTGATGGGCACCGCCCGCGACGCGAAGGACAGCGTCGGTTCGGCCGGGTCCGGGGCCGGGGGTTCGATGTCGGACGCCGCCTCCGGCGCGGTCGACTCCGTCACCAGTGGTGCCCAGGGCGCCAAGGACACGATCGAGGGCCAGACCGAGGGCAGCCCCCTTGCGGCGGGACTGGTCGCGTTCGGTGCCGGGTGGCTGATCTCTGCGCTGATGCCGGCGAGTGAGAAGGAGGCCCGTGCGGCCCACCAGCTCGTCGAGACCGCGAAGGAGAGCCCGCTGATGGACGAGGTGAGGTCCATCGGCCAGGAGATGGGCGACAACCTCAAGGAGTCCGCCGGCGAGGCGGCCGAGGAGGTCCGGAGCACGGCCGAGGAGTCGGTGCAGAACGTGAAGGACGAAGGCCAGTCCTCCGCGGACTCGCTCAAGCAGGAGGGCCAACACCGGGCCGAGCGCGTGCAGCAGGACGTGCAGGGTCAGAACGACTGA
- a CDS encoding fluoride efflux transporter FluC, with translation MSELVWVCLGAAVGAPARYLLDRAVQARHTTGMPWGTVAVNLIGTLFLGILLGLDVADALQIGLCGTFTTYSTFSLATVQLLEERAYRQAAVVVGVHLVLGLAAIVLGFATARVLAGS, from the coding sequence ATGAGCGAGCTGGTCTGGGTGTGCCTCGGTGCCGCCGTCGGCGCCCCGGCGCGATACCTGCTCGATCGTGCGGTGCAGGCGAGGCACACCACGGGGATGCCGTGGGGGACCGTTGCGGTGAACCTGATCGGGACTCTGTTTCTGGGGATTCTCCTGGGCCTCGATGTCGCTGACGCGTTGCAGATCGGGCTTTGCGGCACGTTCACCACCTACAGCACCTTCAGCCTGGCGACGGTGCAGCTCCTGGAGGAGCGTGCTTACCGACAGGCAGCAGTCGTCGTGGGCGTCCATCTCGTGCTGGGTCTCGCCGCCATCGTCCTGGGCTTCGCCACCGCACGCGTGCTGGCAGGTTCGTAG
- a CDS encoding TetR/AcrR family transcriptional regulator, whose amino-acid sequence MASIRNITQEQATPSPTAERLLDAAREAVLSVGFRRTTLSDVARRAQVSRMTVYRTYPDMTTIFGDLMTREWGQVVESVIADVETREEDDPATRIAQVLVGVLAALREDALLRRVIDVDPELLLPYLVDRRGRSQDAVIDLLAARIASGQEHGIRAGDPVVLARTLALAAQGFLLSAATMTDDEVGLETLDAELVELVRRYLA is encoded by the coding sequence ATGGCGTCCATCCGTAACATCACTCAGGAGCAGGCCACGCCTAGCCCGACCGCCGAGCGATTGCTCGACGCCGCGCGCGAGGCCGTGCTCAGTGTCGGGTTCCGGCGCACGACGCTCAGCGACGTCGCCCGGCGCGCCCAAGTGTCACGGATGACGGTCTATCGCACCTATCCCGACATGACCACGATCTTCGGCGATCTCATGACCCGCGAGTGGGGCCAGGTCGTCGAGTCCGTGATCGCCGACGTGGAGACCCGCGAGGAGGACGACCCGGCCACGCGGATCGCGCAGGTCCTGGTCGGCGTCCTCGCCGCGCTGCGCGAGGACGCGCTGCTGCGCCGGGTGATCGACGTCGACCCGGAGCTGCTGCTGCCCTACCTCGTCGACCGGCGCGGTCGCTCCCAGGACGCGGTGATCGACCTGCTCGCCGCGCGCATCGCTTCCGGCCAGGAGCACGGCATCCGCGCCGGCGACCCGGTCGTGCTCGCCCGCACGCTCGCCCTCGCCGCGCAGGGGTTCCTGCTGTCGGCCGCGACCATGACCGATGACGAGGTCGGCCTCGAGACGCTGGACGCCGAGCTCGTCGAGCTCGTCCGAAGGTACCTCGCATGA
- a CDS encoding APC family permease has protein sequence MSAVQPGHDRLARRLGTGDAIVIGVGSMVGAGVFVAFAPAAQAAGSALLIGLAIAAAVAYANATSTAQLAAQHPSAGGAYLYGREELGPWWGFVAGWGFVIGKTASCAAMALTFGAYVAPAGWERAAAVAAVVVLAGVNYRGISRTARLTRVIVAVVLLALGATVLALLVGGDPDWSGVPPGADAVGGSYGVLQAAGLLFFAFAGYARIATLGEEVRDPARTIPRAVVGALAVAVAVYAVVAVALLAVLGAGGTAASAAPLTDAVALSDWEWAGPVVRVGAAAASLGALLALIAGIGRTSLAMARERDLPGWLAAVHPRHRVPHRAEVVLAVVVCLLVLTVDLREAVGFSSFGVLTYYFVANLGALRQAPPHRRWPRGLQVFGLLGCVVLVVTLPAAALAVGIAVLVVGVGGRWCRLRIAAR, from the coding sequence GTGAGCGCCGTCCAGCCCGGGCACGACCGCCTCGCGCGCCGGCTGGGGACCGGTGACGCGATCGTCATCGGCGTCGGATCGATGGTCGGCGCAGGCGTGTTCGTCGCGTTCGCGCCCGCCGCGCAAGCGGCCGGGAGTGCACTGCTGATCGGCCTCGCGATCGCCGCTGCCGTCGCCTACGCCAACGCCACCTCGACCGCGCAACTGGCCGCGCAACATCCGTCCGCCGGCGGTGCCTACCTCTACGGCCGCGAGGAGCTCGGACCGTGGTGGGGCTTCGTCGCCGGGTGGGGGTTCGTGATCGGCAAGACCGCCTCGTGTGCGGCGATGGCGTTGACCTTCGGTGCCTACGTCGCCCCAGCCGGGTGGGAACGCGCGGCTGCAGTCGCCGCCGTCGTCGTGCTCGCCGGGGTCAACTACCGGGGGATCTCCCGGACCGCGAGGCTGACCCGGGTCATCGTCGCGGTCGTGCTGCTCGCGCTCGGAGCCACGGTGCTGGCACTCCTGGTCGGGGGCGACCCGGACTGGTCGGGCGTTCCACCGGGGGCCGACGCGGTGGGCGGGTCGTACGGCGTCCTCCAGGCGGCGGGGTTGCTCTTCTTCGCCTTCGCCGGCTATGCCCGGATCGCCACCCTCGGGGAGGAGGTGCGGGATCCGGCGCGGACGATCCCCCGCGCGGTGGTGGGTGCGCTGGCGGTAGCGGTGGCGGTGTACGCCGTCGTCGCGGTCGCGTTGCTGGCCGTGCTCGGCGCAGGAGGTACGGCGGCGTCCGCCGCGCCGTTGACGGACGCCGTCGCGCTCAGCGACTGGGAGTGGGCCGGTCCGGTGGTACGGGTCGGTGCCGCGGCCGCGTCACTCGGTGCGTTGCTGGCGCTGATCGCCGGGATCGGACGCACGTCCCTGGCAATGGCTCGCGAGCGGGACCTGCCCGGGTGGCTGGCGGCGGTGCATCCGCGACACCGGGTGCCGCATCGTGCCGAGGTGGTCCTCGCGGTCGTGGTCTGCCTGCTGGTGCTCACGGTGGACCTTCGCGAAGCGGTCGGGTTCTCGTCGTTCGGCGTGCTGACCTACTACTTCGTCGCCAACCTCGGGGCGCTCCGCCAGGCCCCGCCCCACCGGCGCTGGCCTCGGGGGCTGCAGGTCTTCGGCCTGCTCGGTTGCGTCGTGCTTGTCGTGACCCTGCCCGCCGCGGCGCTCGCGGTAGGGATCGCCGTACTCGTGGTGGGAGTGGGGGGACGCTGGTGCCGGCTGCGGATCGCGGCGCGATGA
- a CDS encoding FAD-binding oxidoreductase: MTLEMHAQRWGDPAAAETLPESTRALVEAFVGTRPTPSATDVALPPNGLAAEMLDPLRAALGADAVLTEDGVRRLRTRGKSTPDLLRARAGDLADAPDAVVRPGSHDDVAIVLQWAQEHRVAVVPFGGGTSVTGGLAARREGYAGLVSLDLLRLDALVAVDQESRTAVLQAGMRGPAAEAALAAHGLTLGHFPQSFEFASIGGFAATRSSGQASAGFGRFDDMVVGLRVATPAGDLVLGSAPANAAGPDLRELVLGSEGAFGVITEVTVRVRPVATQKAYEAWAFADFDAGADAMRRVIQAGLRPTVLRLSDEAETMVNLASQTAIGGEGVAGCLLVVGFEGADVAGAREAVGAVLAGAGGTALGAERGEAWVAGRFHAPYLRDSLLDVGVLVETLETATFWSRRREVYDAVRSALQASLGEKALVLCHISHVYETGCSLYFTVAAPQADDPLAQWWAAKRAASDAMIDAGATITHHHAVGTDHLPWLAREIGPVGVAMLRGVKAAVDPLLILNPGVLIP, translated from the coding sequence ATGACCCTCGAGATGCACGCGCAGCGCTGGGGCGACCCCGCGGCCGCCGAGACCCTGCCGGAGAGCACGCGCGCCCTCGTCGAGGCGTTCGTCGGCACTCGTCCGACACCGTCCGCGACCGACGTCGCGCTCCCGCCGAACGGCCTGGCCGCCGAGATGCTGGACCCCCTCCGTGCCGCACTGGGCGCCGACGCGGTGCTGACCGAGGACGGCGTACGCCGCTTGCGCACACGGGGGAAGTCGACCCCCGACCTGCTGCGCGCCCGGGCCGGCGACCTGGCCGACGCGCCGGACGCGGTGGTGCGACCGGGCTCGCACGACGACGTCGCGATCGTCCTGCAGTGGGCGCAGGAGCACCGCGTCGCGGTGGTGCCGTTCGGTGGCGGCACCAGTGTCACCGGTGGGCTCGCGGCGCGGCGCGAGGGGTACGCCGGCCTGGTCAGCCTCGACCTCCTGCGCCTCGACGCGCTCGTCGCCGTCGACCAGGAGTCACGGACCGCCGTACTGCAGGCGGGGATGCGCGGCCCCGCCGCGGAGGCGGCACTCGCCGCGCACGGGTTGACGCTCGGGCACTTCCCGCAGTCCTTCGAGTTCGCCTCCATCGGTGGCTTCGCGGCGACGCGGTCGAGCGGCCAGGCGTCGGCGGGGTTCGGCCGCTTCGACGACATGGTGGTCGGGCTGCGCGTGGCGACACCCGCCGGCGACCTCGTGCTCGGCTCGGCGCCCGCCAACGCCGCCGGACCCGACCTGCGCGAGCTCGTGCTCGGGTCGGAGGGAGCCTTCGGCGTCATCACCGAGGTGACGGTGCGCGTGCGACCGGTTGCGACGCAGAAGGCCTACGAGGCTTGGGCGTTCGCCGACTTCGACGCCGGCGCGGACGCGATGCGCCGGGTGATCCAGGCGGGTCTGCGGCCCACCGTGCTGCGGTTGTCCGACGAGGCGGAGACGATGGTCAACCTGGCCAGCCAGACCGCGATCGGCGGCGAGGGGGTGGCCGGCTGCCTGCTGGTGGTGGGGTTCGAGGGTGCGGACGTCGCCGGGGCGCGGGAGGCAGTAGGCGCGGTGCTCGCCGGGGCCGGTGGCACCGCGCTCGGGGCAGAGCGCGGCGAGGCGTGGGTCGCGGGACGCTTCCACGCGCCGTACCTCCGCGACTCGCTGCTCGACGTCGGCGTGCTCGTCGAGACCCTCGAGACGGCGACCTTCTGGTCGCGCCGGCGGGAGGTGTACGACGCCGTGCGCTCCGCGCTGCAGGCCTCGTTGGGGGAGAAGGCGCTGGTGCTCTGCCACATCTCGCACGTGTACGAGACCGGATGCTCGCTCTACTTCACCGTCGCCGCTCCGCAGGCCGATGACCCGCTCGCGCAGTGGTGGGCCGCGAAGCGCGCCGCGTCCGACGCGATGATCGACGCCGGTGCGACGATCACCCACCACCACGCGGTCGGCACCGACCACCTCCCGTGGCTGGCGCGGGAGATCGGCCCGGTGGGGGTGGCGATGTTGCGCGGCGTGAAGGCGGCGGTCGACCCCTTGCTCATCCTCAACCCGGGCGTGCTGATCCCGTGA
- a CDS encoding IS110 family transposase yields the protein MTATALHPRVIAGVDTHADTIHVAAIDPLGRDLGDAEFATTPDGYRDAIAFLRSFGEPEVIGIEGTSSYGAGITRATAATGIEVVEVIRPERSVRRLQGKSDPIDAYQAARAALSGRAQAAPKSEDTEALRAVHNARRSAVKARTAAMNQIHHMLITAPTAVREKYRPLKEKALVTALATCRPTASKDPTTSAVLSALRMLAKRHQFLTAQADDLEDQLRELVTAANPHLLSLHGVGANSAAQLLITAGGNPERLRSEAAFAALCGTAPVPASSGKTTRHRLSRGGDRAANCALHTIALVRMSSDPRTRAYVAAQRNKSRPDAEILRMLKRAIAREVFKSLTRGLTAPDLADLRSARQAKNITLTAAAKAMDTYITKIVRTELGTYPDYQLAGRYREWLKAA from the coding sequence ATGACAGCGACCGCCCTGCATCCCAGAGTCATCGCCGGCGTGGACACCCACGCTGACACCATCCACGTCGCCGCCATCGACCCGCTCGGTCGCGACCTGGGCGATGCCGAGTTCGCCACCACCCCGGACGGCTACCGCGACGCGATCGCATTCCTGAGGTCCTTCGGGGAGCCGGAGGTGATCGGGATCGAGGGAACCAGTTCCTACGGCGCCGGGATCACCAGAGCCACCGCTGCTACCGGGATAGAGGTCGTCGAGGTAATCCGCCCCGAACGCTCGGTGCGACGGCTGCAGGGCAAGTCTGACCCCATCGACGCCTACCAAGCCGCCCGAGCCGCACTGTCGGGACGGGCCCAAGCGGCACCCAAGAGCGAGGACACCGAGGCGTTGCGCGCGGTCCACAACGCCCGCCGCTCGGCAGTCAAAGCGCGCACCGCGGCGATGAACCAGATCCACCACATGCTCATCACCGCACCCACCGCAGTGCGTGAGAAATACCGCCCGCTGAAAGAGAAAGCGCTGGTCACCGCGCTCGCGACTTGCCGACCCACCGCCTCGAAGGACCCCACTACAAGCGCAGTGCTCAGTGCGTTGCGGATGCTGGCCAAACGCCACCAGTTCCTCACCGCCCAGGCCGACGACCTCGAAGACCAGCTCCGCGAACTGGTCACAGCAGCCAACCCACACCTGCTATCGCTGCACGGTGTTGGAGCGAACAGCGCTGCACAGCTGCTCATCACCGCCGGCGGCAACCCCGAACGTCTTCGTAGCGAAGCCGCCTTCGCCGCGCTCTGCGGCACCGCCCCGGTCCCGGCCTCCTCGGGCAAAACCACCCGTCACCGCCTCTCCCGCGGCGGCGACCGCGCCGCCAACTGCGCGCTGCATACCATCGCGCTGGTCCGGATGTCCTCCGATCCCCGCACCCGCGCCTACGTCGCCGCGCAACGCAACAAGAGTCGACCCGACGCCGAGATCTTGCGCATGCTCAAACGCGCCATCGCCCGCGAGGTCTTCAAGTCCCTCACCCGCGGCCTGACCGCACCCGATCTCGCCGACCTCCGTTCCGCTCGACAGGCCAAGAACATCACCCTCACCGCCGCAGCCAAGGCAATGGACACCTACATCACCAAGATCGTCCGCACCGAGCTCGGCACCTACCCCGACTACCAACTCGCCGGCCGCTACCGCGAATGGCTCAAAGCCGCTTGA